GATTGACCGGCAGCGTCTTCTGGTGGCCGTGGTCGAGCGGCTGCAGGACCAGGGCGACGTTGCCCACCGGCCGACCCCCTGCGGTCACCTTGCCGGAGACGGTCGTGGGGGCCTGCTTCAATCCGATCGGCTCGCCGCAACCGAGGGCGATCGTGCAAGCGAGCGTCATGACAATCGTTCGCATACGTTCCTCCTGGACCACAATTGTCGCGTGATGTGCCGTGATTTGTTGCCCGAACGGTCGACGTTCGGCAAGTCGTGTCGAGAGTCCGCGACGTCGGCAACAGGGGAGCGTGCGGACGCCGCGGATCGAGAGCAACGCATCGTCCGCTTCCGCCGCGGTCGTTACAGGTCGAAATCCGCGAGTTGCCCGTCTTCGGCGCCGACCAGCCACTTGACGACCACGCCGTCCATGCTGTCGGCCAGGAAGTGGACCGACCCGTCCCCCATGGCGGCGTTGACGCCCCCCGAGTGGAAAGCGAACGGCTCGTCGTTCGGTCCGCAGTTGTTGACCGACCAACGGCACTCCGGCGGCCCGCCGTCGGGGCTGGCGTAGTTGTTCAGCTTCGCCGCGCGCGAACCGGGGCTGATCGCGTTGCTGGGGCCCGAGTAGCCGTTCCCCACCGCGTCGGCGTCGGCCCACGCAAACACCCGTCGGCCGTTCGGGCCGCTCGACATGTCGATCGGATCGGCGGCGCCGGACACCGGCGTAAAGCGGTTCGAGTACGAGCCGTAGTTGTCGACGTCGGGATGCGAGCGGCCGGCGTCCTCGATCCACATGATCGTATTGCTGGCCCCGTCGGTGACGCGGCTGAACCCTCCGCCGTCGCAGTTCAACAGCGGAGCGACGACCTGCGTCTTCCAAGCGTCCGACCCCGCCCCGGGAGTCCGCATGCCGTAGGTCGCCGAACCGGGTTGCGAGTCGACGTCCGACAGCGCAACGATCATGTAGTCGATGCCGCCGTACCCGTGCACCGGGTCGCGCGCCTCGTTCGACACCGGAGTCGACGGACAGACGAACGAGTCGATCTTGGTCTTCGCCGCGAGTTGTCCGTTCGGATGGGCCGGGTCGTCGTAATTCCGACCCGTGGTCTTCGGATGGAGCAAGCAGCCTGTCGGCGTTCGGAGCGATTCGCCGCTCGGGGCGGCCGAGTACACGGTTCGCGGATCAGCCTGATGATCGAACATGTCGTAGATCGCCTGTCGCTCGATGTAGGGCAGCACGTGAGTCGCGGTCGAGTGGATCGTGTACGTCGTCGAGGCGCCTCCGGTCGAGTCGCACTGCCCGCTGGGGGGGAGCCGCTTTTTCGCCGACTCGAAGTTGAGCGCTCCCAGGGCCAGTTGTTTGACGTTGTTGCTGCATTGCATCCGCCGGGCCGCCTCGCGTGCCGCCTGAATCGCCGGCAACAGCAGCGCCACCAACACGCCGATGATGGCGATCACCACCAGCAGTTCGACGAGGGTGAATCCGAGACGACGACTCCCGTGCGAGGCGTTTCGGCCGACTTCCGTAGACATGCGAAATCCTGTTAGGTGTGCACTTGATCGACCGCGAGTCCTCCGACTTGCGCGCGGTCGCACGATGAAGCTGCGAATCCTAGCGATGTCCGTGAAGAACGGGTGTCGTCAGCATGAAGATTCCGCGAAGATCAGCGCTTTGCGCATCGGTGCAATGGCATGCGGAGTTCCGAAGAAGGCGCCCGGCACTGCAATTCTCGATGCGTTGAGCAATGAAAGCGATTGCGACGCGAAGTCGGCGCGAGTCGGCAAAATCCTTGCGCATGCGCAGGTCCGCAAATGCGAAGGCGACCCGCCATGCCCGCGATGGGAGCGGGAGAATCGAGGGCCATGGTCGCCGATCGCCGCTGCGGATCGTCGATCGATGCGTCGCGTCGCCCCGGGCGCTGCGACGCATCTTCAATACTTGCGTTCTTGATATCGACAATCTGGACTAGGGCAAACACTGGGACATGCGGCGCCGGCTGCATTTCGCGAGGTCGCCGCGTATTCCTCGGAGTCGCGGCCGACTACAATTCGCGGAAGTTCCGGCAGCTCTCTTCATCGTCGGAGCACGATCAAACGACGTGCCCGCAGGCCCTAATCATCCCGGTCGTTGCGGCGTCTCCTCACGGAATCGCAACTCCGCTTGTCACAAAGGTCGATCATGGTGCGCATGACCTGTCTCGCATCGACTGCACTGACTGCTATGGCGTCGTTCCTCGGCGCAGCGTTCATAACCGCCCGAGCGGCGGCGTCAGATGGCGTCGTGGCGACGCCGGCGACGGACGCCTCGCGGCAGCCGGTCGTGTTCACTACCGAGCAAGATCACCAGGACATGCTCCGGCAACTCGGCATTGCGAAGCTCCGCCCCGGCCGCAGCGGAGACGCGAGCGCACCCAACGCCGCCAACTACGACGAGGCCCGTGCGAACCCCTACCCGACGCTGCCCGCCGTGCTCAAGTTGGAAAGCGGCGAACAGGTCGCCACGGCCGACCAATGGCGAAACCTGCGGCGCCCCGAGATCGTCGAGGCGCTCGCGCGAGAGGTCTACGGTCGCGTCCCGGACAACGTCCCCGCCGTCGTTTGGCAGGTCCGCGAGACGCGCGAGATTGACGCCTTCGGCACGCCGGCGATCCAGAAACGCATCGTCGGCGTCGTCGACAATGCGGCCTGTCCCGAGATCGTCGTCGAAATCTCGATGTCGTTGACCCTGCCCCGGGATGCGACGGGGCCTGTTCCGGTCTTGATGAGCTTTGGGTGGACGCCGTTCGAATCGTCGCCGTTCGGTCCGCGCGGGCCCGGTGGACGCGACGAGGAGTCGGGCCCCCGGCGACCGTCGCGCGAGGAGCGGCTCATCGCGGCCGGTTGGGGGAGCGCGATCCTCAACCCGACGACGGTGCAGGACGACGTCGGCGGCTTGCAGCGGAATCGCTGGGGCCGAACCGTCTCTCCCGACGCCGAGCCGACTGGCGCCGGTCTGACGCGCGGCATCATCGGTCTTGCGAACCTCGGCCGGCCGCGCAAGCCCGACGACTGGGGCGCCTTGCGGGCGTGGGCCTGGGGGGCGTCGCGCGGGTTGGACTACTTGGAAAGCGAATCGGCCGTCGATTCGCATCGCGTCGGCATCGCCGGCGTCTCCCGCTTCGGCAAGGCCGCGCTCGTGGCGATGGCCTTCGACGAACGATTCGCCGCGGGGCTGATCGCCTCGTCCGGGGCCGGCGGCACGAAGCTCCTTCGCCGCGACTTCGGCGAGACCCTGGAGAACCTCGCGGGCTCGGGGGCGTATCACTGGATGGCGGGCAACTTTCTCAAGTACGCCGCCGAGGAAGCGACTTTCGGCCGACGCACCGCCGACGACCTGCCCGTCGACGCCCACATGACGCTCGCCCTGTGCGCCCCGCGGCCGACGTTCATCAGCCACGGCGTCCCCGAGCGTGGAGACGCCCAGTGGCTCGATCATCGGGGGAGCTTCATGGCGGCCGTCGCGGCCCAGTCGGTCTTCCGATTGCTGGGAGCGCGCGACCTAGGGCGCAGCGACGACTGGCGGACCGAGACGATGCCGGGGGTCAACGTGGGCCTGCTCGACGGGGCCCTCGCCTGGCGGCAGCACGACGGCGGGCACACCGACGAACCGAACATTGAACGCTTCGTGAAGTGGGCGAATCAGCTCCTAGCCGACTCGCCGGCCGATCGCCCGGCGCTTGGCGCTCCCGCTCAGCCGCGGGTCGCGGGCGTGCCGCGCACCGATCCGAACTCGCAACTTGCCCATCGCCAACTCGTCGCTAAAGCCAAGCAAGGTCGGATCGACGTGTACTTCGTCGGCGACTCGATCACGCGCCGCTGGGGCGCGACTGATTACCCCGCCTTCCTCGCGAATTGGAAACGCAATTTTCACGGCTGGAATGCCGCCAATTTCGGCTGGGGGGGCGACGCAACGCAGAATATCCATTGGCGGATGCAGAACGGCGAACTGGACGGGACCGCTCCCAAGGTCTTCGTCCTGCAGGCCGGGACGAACAACCTCCCCTGGACCGGCCCGGCCGACGAAGCGAAGGTCGACGAAATCGTCGCCGGCATCGAGGCGATCATGGGCGAGTTCCGGCGACATGCGCCCGAAGCGACGATCATCCTCACGGGTCTCTTCCCGCGCAGCCAGAACCCGCAGCTCGCTCCCGCGATCCGCCGCGTCAACGAGCGGCTGGCGCAATTGGCCGACGGCAAGCGGATTCGCTTCCTCGACCTCGGCGACAAGCTGGCCGACGCAAACGGGCTGCTGCTTCCCGGAATGTCGGAGGACGGGCTCCACTTCACCGAGCAGTCGTATCAGATTTGGGCCGACGGGTTGAAGCCGATCCTGCGCGAATTGCTCGGCCCTCCCGCGGCGGACGACCTCGCCCCGTCGCCGACCGGCGACCCGAGCGCCGGTTGAATCGGGTCGGACAATCGGCAGGTCCAGCACCGCGAACGGAGCGGCCTGATTCCGCCGGCGCGGCGGAAACCAACGTCCGGACGTCCGTCCCGCCCGGTCCTGCGGCTTCGTCACGTCCGGGTAGTGATACCATTTGCGCCCCTAGAAGGGTGGCTGGGGTCGCAGCGCAGCGGAGCCCCCAGGGAATCCGCTGGGGGCTCACTTCGTTCGACCCCAGCCACCCGTCAATTTGGCAAATGGGATCACGACCCACGTCCGCGTCTCACGTCCGCGTCGCAATCAGCGCATCGAGCTCCGCCTTCAGTCGCGGCAGGATCGCGTCGTACGGGAACTGCCCCAGTTCCTCGCTGCCGCGCTTGAGGTTCACGAAGTTCGGACCGCACCACAGGCCCAGGTCGGCGTCGTCGGTTTCGCCCGGGCCGTTCACCCGGCAGCCCATCACGGCGATCGTCAGCTTGTGATCGGCCGCGTAGCTCGTCATCTCCTTAACCTGCTCGGCCAACTCGATGAACGCTTCGTTCTCGACTCGCGAACAACTGGGGCAACTGATGATGTTAAGCGTCGAGAGCCCGTAATCGACGACCGAGCGGACCCGCCCCGCGGCGATGTCCGCCAAGATCGCCCGCCCCGCGGCGATCTCCTCCGGCTTGCGGGGGTTGCTGACGGTCAGCGACACCCGGATCGTGTCGCCGATGCCGCGGCTCACGAGCTGCTCAAACGCGATTCGCGTCTTGACGATCCCGTCGGGGGGCATCCCCGCCTCGGTCACTCCCAGGTGGAGCGGCACGTCGGGACGTTGCTCGGCGAAGCGGCGGTTGACCTCGATCACCTTCTGCGGGTCCGAGTCCTTGAGCGACACGCAGTATCGCGTGAAGCCCAACTCGTCGAGCCAGTTGCAATGCTCCCATGCGCTGTCGAGCATCGGCGAGATCGAGTCCTCCTCGGAATACCGCCCCAGCTTGTCGGGATCGACGCTGCCGCAGTTCACGCCGACTCGCAACGCACAGTCGTGGTCCGCCGCGACCTGGGCGAGGAACCGCACCTTTTCGCGCCACGGCTTGTCGCGCTCGTGGTGGTACAGGTGCCCCGGGTTGTAGCGAATCTTGTCGACGTACGGGGCGACGAGCTCCGCCATGCGGTAGTTCTCTTGCAGATCGACCGACAGGTTCGCCGTGGTTTGCCGACGGATTGCAGCGAGCGCGGCGGCGTCCTTGGCGTTGTCGACCGCGATCCGTACGACGTCGGCCCCCGCGGCGTGCAGCGCATTGACCTGTGCGACGGTCGCGTCGACGTCCTGAGTGTGCGTCGCCGTCATGCTCTGCACGGCAATCGGATGCGCCGCGCCGATGGCGATCGAACCGATGCGAACCTCACGGGTCGGATTGCGGGGGATGTTCATCGCATTGCTCGTTGAAACTCGCGCAAAGGCGCTCAGACGCACAGACAACAGCTCGAATCGCACGGCGTCAACCGACCGAACAAGCAATCCGTGTGGCTTCGTGCGATTGTGCGAGATCGAAATCAGGTTCCCTTGGTACGCAAATACTCCAGCAGCAACAGCCACATCGTCAAGCCGTTGAACAGCAAGTGGCAGGTGATCGAGGGCACGATGCGATGCGTGCGGTGGTAGAGGTAGCCCAGCACGATTCCCAACAGGGCCAGCGGAACCGGCGCCACGCCGTGGCCCCAGTGCGCGAGCCCGAACAGCAGCCCGCTTGCCGTGATCGGAAGCCACCCCCGCGACGGCGAGGGATCCGCCTGGACCACGTGCATATCGCTGCTGCAAGCGGCGCCGTCGACGTCCTCCGCCGCGGTCGCCTGTTCCGACTCTGCTGAAACTTCGACCGCCTTCCCCGCAAGCTCCGCCTTCTCAAGCCACCCCAACAACACTAACCGAAACGCCGTTTCCTCGAACACCGGCGCCGCGACGACCGCGGCGAACCCGATTCCCAGGATGAGCCCCAGCGACGGCTCGCGGGAAAACTCTTCGACGAACGGATGCCCGTGCTCCGGCTCGATGACGTAGCTCAGCACGATCTGCAGGAAGTAGATCGGCGTCAAGGTCGCTAAGAACGCGACGGACCCCAGGCCGACGTCGCGAGCCAGTTGGCGGCGATTCGCGGGGAATCCCAGGTCGTGCGCCGTCGCCCCGGTCAACGTGGCGAGTCCTGCCCACACCGCCACGGCCAGCAGCGTCAGCGTCAGCGACGTCAGCGCCGTATCGCGAATGAAATGCTCGGAGTCGTCCCCGGATGGCGCGTCGTGCGCGGCGTCGTCGGCTTTGGCCGGGGCTGCAAAGTCTCCGGCCGGCGGTTCCATGGTCGC
The window above is part of the Pirellulales bacterium genome. Proteins encoded here:
- a CDS encoding DUF1559 domain-containing protein, translating into MSTEVGRNASHGSRRLGFTLVELLVVIAIIGVLVALLLPAIQAAREAARRMQCSNNVKQLALGALNFESAKKRLPPSGQCDSTGGASTTYTIHSTATHVLPYIERQAIYDMFDHQADPRTVYSAAPSGESLRTPTGCLLHPKTTGRNYDDPAHPNGQLAAKTKIDSFVCPSTPVSNEARDPVHGYGGIDYMIVALSDVDSQPGSATYGMRTPGAGSDAWKTQVVAPLLNCDGGGFSRVTDGASNTIMWIEDAGRSHPDVDNYGSYSNRFTPVSGAADPIDMSSGPNGRRVFAWADADAVGNGYSGPSNAISPGSRAAKLNNYASPDGGPPECRWSVNNCGPNDEPFAFHSGGVNAAMGDGSVHFLADSMDGVVVKWLVGAEDGQLADFDL
- the ispG gene encoding (E)-4-hydroxy-3-methylbut-2-enyl-diphosphate synthase, coding for MNIPRNPTREVRIGSIAIGAAHPIAVQSMTATHTQDVDATVAQVNALHAAGADVVRIAVDNAKDAAALAAIRRQTTANLSVDLQENYRMAELVAPYVDKIRYNPGHLYHHERDKPWREKVRFLAQVAADHDCALRVGVNCGSVDPDKLGRYSEEDSISPMLDSAWEHCNWLDELGFTRYCVSLKDSDPQKVIEVNRRFAEQRPDVPLHLGVTEAGMPPDGIVKTRIAFEQLVSRGIGDTIRVSLTVSNPRKPEEIAAGRAILADIAAGRVRSVVDYGLSTLNIISCPSCSRVENEAFIELAEQVKEMTSYAADHKLTIAVMGCRVNGPGETDDADLGLWCGPNFVNLKRGSEELGQFPYDAILPRLKAELDALIATRT
- a CDS encoding CPBP family intramembrane metalloprotease, which encodes MNSLADNLALATYVAAPTASLLALAALFLRHIDGRPLVPYEPRRRVPWNGWAALLLVTPMLLNVVSRLATMEPPAGDFAAPAKADDAAHDAPSGDDSEHFIRDTALTSLTLTLLAVAVWAGLATLTGATAHDLGFPANRRQLARDVGLGSVAFLATLTPIYFLQIVLSYVIEPEHGHPFVEEFSREPSLGLILGIGFAAVVAAPVFEETAFRLVLLGWLEKAELAGKAVEVSAESEQATAAEDVDGAACSSDMHVVQADPSPSRGWLPITASGLLFGLAHWGHGVAPVPLALLGIVLGYLYHRTHRIVPSITCHLLFNGLTMWLLLLEYLRTKGT